The genomic interval GGGCTGCTCAAGGAGACGCCTAGGGGCGTGGTGATCGACAACGACGCGAGCCTAGCGCAACTGGCCCGGATGGCCCTCGTCCAGGCCGAGGCCGGGGTGGATTTCGTGGCCCCCTCCGACATGATGGACGGGCGGGTAGGCTACCTGCGCCGGGCGCTGGACGAGGCCGGGCACCCCGGGGTGGGTATCCTCTCCTACGCGGTCAAATACGCCAGCGCCTTCTACGGCCCCTTCCGCGAGGCCGCCGGGAGTGCCCCCAGCTTCGGCGACCGCAGCACCTACCAGATGGACCCCCGCAACGCCCGCGAGGCCCTGCGCGAAGCCCAGCTGGACGAGGAAGAAGGGGCCGATCTGCTGATGGTAAAGCCCGCCCTGGCCTATCTGGACATCCTAGCCCGGCTCCGGCCCACCACCCAACTGCCGCTGGCAGCCTACAACGTGAGCGGGGAGTATGCCATGCTCAAGGCAGCCGCGGCCGCAGGAGCGCTCGAGGAGGGCCGGGCCGTGCGCGAAACCCTCACCGCGATCAAACGGGCCGGGGCGGACCTCATCATCACCTACCACGCCCTGGAGGCGCTCGAGCGCGGCTGGCTGTAGGAGGACGAGATGGCGGGGAAAGCCCCGGGAGAAAAAGCGTTCCTCTTCCCTCTTCCGCGCCGCCAACGGCTTCTCACCCCCGTCCGAAGCCGCTACCCCTGGGTCTGGGTGGCCTTCGGCCTGGTGGTGCTGTTCCTGGTGGCCCAGGTGAGCTGGTGGATGATCTTCCAACGCCAGCTGATTCAGCAGAGCATCGCCTACGCCGAGACCACCTGGCTGCAAGAGGCCGCGCTGGTGCAACGCCTATGGTCGGCCTCGGACCCCGCTGAACGGGAGGCGCTGGCCCGGGAGCTACACGAGCAGTTCCCTCAACTGCGAATCGAGGGCGATACGGTCTCGGTGGACCCTGAGCGGCTGGCCACCTACCGCAACGCCCAACTGCGTCACCTGCGCATGCTGGCCTTCGAGGGGCCCTTCTTCTTGTTGGTGGCCTTGCTGGGCTTATACATCATCGGGCAGGCCCTGCGCCGCGAGCAAGACCTCAAGCGGCGGCAGCAGAACTTTTTGATGGCGGCCACCCACGAGTTTCGCACCCCTATCAGCACCGTGCGCCTTTTGGCACAGACCCTCGAGCGCCGCGAACTGCCGCGGGAAAAACAGCTTGGCTATCTGGCCCATATGCACCAAGAACTCTCCCGGTTAGAAGCCCTCACCGAGCGGCTTTTGGCCACCGCCCGGCTCGAGGCCCGGCTCAGCCCCACCCGGCTCTCGCGGCTGGAGCTAGGCCAGGTGGTGGCGGAACTCCTGCAACGCCAGCGGGGCGGGCTGGAGGCACGGGGAGCGGTGATCGTGCTCGAACCCGCCAAGGACTCGCTCCTGGTCGAGCTCGATGAGGAGGCCTTTGGTATCGTGCTCTCCAACCTGCTCGACAACGCGATCAAATATACCCCAGGCCCAGAAAAACCCGTGTGGATCCGGCTTGAGCGCCAGGGTAACGAGGCCTTGCTGCACGTCGAGGACCGAGGCTCAGGCGTGGACACCGAGGACTTGCCTTATATCTTTGATCCCTTCTACCGCTCGGGGAACGAGTTGACCCGCGAGGTCCCGGGGCTGGGAATCGGGCTGTACCTGGTCAAAGCGATTATGGAACTCTTGAGAGGAACCATTGCCTGCACACCGTTGGAACGCGGAAGCCGCTTCACCTTGAGGTTACCCCTGGTCGAGGGAGAACCTCCTGGCGCCGCTCTCGAGCACGCCAAGGGAGGGAGGGCATGAGGCAGCGGGTGCTAATCGTCGAGGATGAGCGGGTGCTAGCCGAGGTACTGGCCGACAACCTGCGCGAGGAGGGGCTCGAGGTGACCGTCGCCCGCGATGGCGAGAGCGCTTTACGGCTGTGGCAGTGCTTCCAGCCGGACTTGGTGATCTTGGACGTGATGCTCCCGCGCCTTTCAGGGCTCGACGTCTGCCGCCGGATGCGTACCCAGGGCGACCGCACCCCGGTGCTTTTCTTGAGCGCCAAGGGCCAACCCGAGGAGCGGGTGGAAGGGTTGCGGGCGGGCGGAGACGACTATATGGGCAAGCCTTTTCACCTTCCCGAGTTGCTGCTGCGGGTGCAGAACATGCTCTCTCGGCTCCAGTGGGGCCGGGAAGAGGTGACCCCGGCGGAACTCAGCTTTGGCGGGCACCAGGTGGACTTCCGCACCTGGAACGCGACGCTGGCCGATGGCCGGGTGGAGCCCTTGGGGGAACGCGAGATCGGCATCCTCAAGCTGTTCGCCGAGCGGGCCGGGGAGGTGGTGAGCCGCGACGAGATCCTGGATCGGGTATGGGGCGGGGACATCTTCCCCAGCAGCCGCACCGTGGATAACTTCATCGTGCGCTTGCGTAAACTCTTCGAACCCGACCCGGCCCACCCGATCTATCTGCATACCGTCTGGGGGGTGGGCTACCGCTTCACCCCGGAGGGCGCTGGCTCCCAATCCCCACACAAACCCGCCCAGGAGTCGGCATGATGGCAGCTCCCCCAGCCCCGGACAACTCGCCCGCCGCCCCTTTGTTCCTTCGCGCAGCCTGGGGCGAGGACACCCCTAGGGCCCCCATCTGGGTGATGCGCCAAGCTGGACGCTACCTGCCTGAGTACCTGGCGGTAAAGGCCAAGGCCAGCTTTTGGGAGATGGTGCGCACCCCT from Meiothermus sp. Pnk-1 carries:
- the hemB gene encoding porphobilinogen synthase; protein product: MPHRPRRLRQSAALRDSVAETWLHPEDLIAPFFVIPSQGREEPIQALPGISRYSVDRLLPQLERALKLGVRSVMLFGVLPPSEKDPLAQSAADPDGPVPTALRAARKAFGNDLVLYADVCLCTHTDHGHCGLLKETPRGVVIDNDASLAQLARMALVQAEAGVDFVAPSDMMDGRVGYLRRALDEAGHPGVGILSYAVKYASAFYGPFREAAGSAPSFGDRSTYQMDPRNAREALREAQLDEEEGADLLMVKPALAYLDILARLRPTTQLPLAAYNVSGEYAMLKAAAAAGALEEGRAVRETLTAIKRAGADLIITYHALEALERGWL
- a CDS encoding sensor histidine kinase KdpD; the protein is MAGKAPGEKAFLFPLPRRQRLLTPVRSRYPWVWVAFGLVVLFLVAQVSWWMIFQRQLIQQSIAYAETTWLQEAALVQRLWSASDPAEREALARELHEQFPQLRIEGDTVSVDPERLATYRNAQLRHLRMLAFEGPFFLLVALLGLYIIGQALRREQDLKRRQQNFLMAATHEFRTPISTVRLLAQTLERRELPREKQLGYLAHMHQELSRLEALTERLLATARLEARLSPTRLSRLELGQVVAELLQRQRGGLEARGAVIVLEPAKDSLLVELDEEAFGIVLSNLLDNAIKYTPGPEKPVWIRLERQGNEALLHVEDRGSGVDTEDLPYIFDPFYRSGNELTREVPGLGIGLYLVKAIMELLRGTIACTPLERGSRFTLRLPLVEGEPPGAALEHAKGGRA
- a CDS encoding response regulator transcription factor, with the translated sequence MRQRVLIVEDERVLAEVLADNLREEGLEVTVARDGESALRLWQCFQPDLVILDVMLPRLSGLDVCRRMRTQGDRTPVLFLSAKGQPEERVEGLRAGGDDYMGKPFHLPELLLRVQNMLSRLQWGREEVTPAELSFGGHQVDFRTWNATLADGRVEPLGEREIGILKLFAERAGEVVSRDEILDRVWGGDIFPSSRTVDNFIVRLRKLFEPDPAHPIYLHTVWGVGYRFTPEGAGSQSPHKPAQESA